A genome region from Stegostoma tigrinum isolate sSteTig4 chromosome 37, sSteTig4.hap1, whole genome shotgun sequence includes the following:
- the LOC125467542 gene encoding nucleolar and coiled-body phosphoprotein 1-like, which translates to MDARVVPSDLYPQIYGFLLQNKFDKAAKQFLKQSNVKVPDVKSPSLVEIYDFWVKSSDVAKKRKPVLNGPPAKKAKKEESSSSSESSDSSDDDEAAKKPASKPPVPAVTKPVVKKAVSKKESSSSEDSSSSDSEEEKKPPQKAVSVRAAAPVTKTPAATKPAARKKDESSSSEESDSSEDEKPAAKAPVKPVLKPSNQAAEESSEEDSSDDSSDSDSAEKPPAQKVMPKMPLPAKPVSAPGKAKNPKATTPAKAVATSKMESSSSEEESDSSDDEALAVKPNAKPGAYNAVPPPIQQNKKAAPGKKTPTPSAVKKAPVSSAVKKAPASSTSKKATAAPTKKESSDSSEDSSDSSTDEEPMKPATKIAPSKSAPKPVMKSAAAQKTAAKADSSSDSESDSESSEDEPKTKIMAKPTSKLATNPTPKLILKTAPKPGVKRPAQTKEAEGSSETDSSSDSDDESTPATAPVKPTAKAAAASVKPGKQNMPAAKAAAAADDSSSDSDDSSSDEDEAKPAAKVPIPTKGKSSLAAKATSPAVTAKAKLPAVTAKAKGPAVTTKAASPAVATKSKAAAVTSKNESSSSEETSSDDDPQVKTPVSQVKKAVAPPSGKSAAKKAESSSSSSSSESSESEEDSAKRKPNDVQTPTLMPAKKAESSSEDSSSDEDEKKNTQSVNGTVNTKRKRESSSSSSSEAEGRKDESTPTNQKLRVKTPNTFPKTKKKTAQSKFTPGIKSPQPNTPFRRVREEEVEIDPRLANNSFAAKKGASGDWGEKANHDLKCTKGKSFRHEKMKKKRGSYRGGAIDMSVNSIKFDSE; encoded by the exons ATGGACGCGCGTGTGGTGCCCAGCGACCTGTACCCGCAGATTTACGGTTTCCTGCTGCAGAATAAGTTCGACAAGGCTGCCAAGCAGTTCCTGAAGCAGTCAAACGTG aaaGTTCCAGATGTAAAGTCACCATCTCTTGTGGAGATCTATGACTTCTGGGTGAA GTCATCTGATGTAGCAAAGAAAAGAAAGCCTGTACTCAATGGGCCGCCTGCAAAAAAGGCAAAGAAAGAGGAAAGCTCCAGTAGCTCTGAGAGCTCAGACAGTTCCGATGATGATGAAGCTGCTAAGAAACCAG CGAGCAAGCCACCAGTACCAGCTGTAACCAAACCCGTAGTTAAAAAGGCTGTTTCAAAGAAGGAAAGTAGCAGCAGTGAAGATTCAAGTTCTTCAGattctgaagaagaaaaaaaaccccCACAG AAGGCTGTTTCTGTTCGAGCTGCAGCTCCTGTGACTAAAACACCTGCTGCCACCAAGCCAGCTGCCAGAAAGAAAGATGAAAGTTCCAGCAGTGAAGAATCAGACAGCTCAGAGGATGAGAAACCTGCTGCAAAAGCACCAGTGAAACCAG TCTTAAAACCCAGCAATCAGGCCGCTGAGGAAAGCAGTGAGGAGGATTCCAGTGACGATTCTAGTGACTCTGACTCTGCGGAGAAACCACCTGCGCAA AAAGTAATGCCCAAGATGCCTTTGCCTGCTAAGCCAGTGTCAGCTCCAGGAAAAGCCAAGAATCCGAAAGCTACAACCCCTGCTAAAGCAGTAGCGACCTCTAAAATGGAGAGCTCAAGCAGTGAGGAGGAGTCTGACAGCTCTGATGACGAGGCATTGGCTGTAAAACCAAACGCAAAGCCAG gTGCTTACAATGCAGTGCCACCACCTATACAACAGAATAAGAAGGCAGCTCCAGGCAAGAAGACACCTACACCAAGTGCTGTAAAAAAAGCTCCAGTGTCAAGTGCTGTAAAAAAGGCTCCAGCATCGAGTACAAGCAAGAAAGCAACAGCAGCCCCTACTAAAAAGGAGAGCAGTGACTCTTCAGAGGATAGTTCTGACAGCAGTACTGATGAGGAACCCATGAAACCTGCTA CGAAAATTGCACCATCAAAGTCTGCTCCAAAGCCAGTGATGAAATCAGCTGCTGCTCAGAAAACTGCAGCCAAGGCAGATTCCAGTTCTGACAGTGAGTCCG ATTCTGAAAGTTCTGAAGATGAGCCCAAAACGAAGATTATGGCAAAACCCACATCAAAACTAGCTACAAACCCCACTCCCAAGCTGATTTTGAAAACTGCACCAAAACCAGGAGTGAAGCGTCCGGCCCAAACGAAGGAAGCAGAGGGCAGTTCGGAAACTGACAGCTCGAGTGATTCTGATGATGAGAGCACGCCGGCTACTGCTCCCGTCAAACCAACTGCTAAAGCAGCTGCTGCGTCTGTAAAACCAGGAAAGCAAAATATGCCAGCAGCCAAGGCGGCGGCTGCTGCTGATGATAGCAGCTCAGATTCTGACGATTCCAGCAGTGATGAGGACGAGGCAAAACCTGCAGCAAAGGTCCCGATTCCCACCAAAGGAAAATCATCATTGGCTGCAAAAGCAACGTCCCCAGCTGTGACTGCCAAAGCAAAATTGCCAGCAGTGACTGCAAAAGCAAAAGGCCCGGCTGTGACTACGAAAGCAGCATCGCCAGCGGTTGCTACAAAATCAAAAGCGGCAGCTGTGACGAGTAAAAATGAATCcagcagttcagaagaaactTCGAGCgatgatgaccctcaggtgaaAACTCCGGTTAGCCAAGTCAAAAAAGCAGTcgctcctccctctggaaagtcTGCAGCCAAGAAAgcagaaagcagcagcagcagcagcagctcagAAAGTTCAGAGTCAGAGGAAGACAGTGCTAAACGAAAACCGAATGATGTTCAAACACCAACGTTAATGCCTGcaaagaaagcagagagtagcTCTGAAGATAGTTCCTCTGATGAAGATGAGAAAAAGAATACCCAGTCTGTAAACG GTACAGTAAACACCAAGAGGAAAAGGGAAAGCTCTTCCTCATCCTCGTCTGAAGCAGAGGGCAGAAAAGATGAATCAACTCCCACAAACCAGAAACTGCGAGTGAAAACTCCAAACACGTTTCCAAAAACTAAAAAG AAAACGGCACAGTCCAAGTTCACACCTGGAATTAAG AGCCCTCAACCTAATACTCCTTTCCGTAGAGTAAGAGAAGAAGAAGTTGAAATTGATCCACGTCTTGCAAACAATTCGTTTGCTGCAAAG AAAGGAGCGTCAGGAGACTGGGGTGAAAAAGCAAATCATGATCTAAAATGCACGAAAGGAAAATCCTTCAGACATGAAAAGATGAAGAAAAAGCGTGGGAGCTACCGGGGCGGGGCCATTGACATGTCTGTGAATTCCATCAAATTTGATAGTGAATGA